Proteins encoded within one genomic window of Lampris incognitus isolate fLamInc1 chromosome 1, fLamInc1.hap2, whole genome shotgun sequence:
- the faf2 gene encoding FAS-associated factor 2: protein MAAPEEQELSQAQTEKLLQFQDLTGLESMDQCRRTLEQHNWNIEAAVQDRLNEQEGVPSVFNPPPSRPLQVNTADHRVYSYIVSRPQPRGLLGWSYYLIMLPFRLTYYTLLDIFRFALRFIRPDPRGRVTDPVGDVVSFIHSFEEKYGRSHPVFYQGTYSQALNDAKRELRYLLVYLHGEDHQDTDDFCRSTLCTEEVVAFLNTQMLFWACSTSKPEGYRVSQALRENTYPFLAMIMLKDRKMTVVGRLEGLIQPEDFINQLNFIMEANQTYLMSERLEREERNQTQVLRQQQDEAYLASLRADQEKDRKKREEQEQKRQEEEKVRQSALAEERRLRTLEEEKERKSECLPPEPPADDPESVKIVFKLPNDTRVERRFLFGQSLTVIYDFLFSLKETPEKFQIVTNFPRRILPCLPTEEQPNPPTLKEAGLSRSEVLFVQDLTDD, encoded by the exons ATGGCGGCGCCAGAAGAGCAAGAATTATCTCAGGCACAGACCGAAAAACTCCTCCAGTTTCAG GACTTGACTGGATTGGAGTCCATGGACCAATGTCGTCGTACATTAGAACAGCATAATTGGAATATAGAG GCTGCGGTACAAGACCGACTCAATGAACAGGAGGGAGTGCCCAGTGTCTTTAACCCTCCGCCATCCAGACCCTTACAGGTCAACACAGCAGACCACAGAGTTTATAGTTACATTGTTTCAAGGCCGCAGCCCAGG GGATTACTAGGATGGAGCTACTACTTAATAATGCTACCTTTCAGATTGACATACTACACACTTCTTGATATATTCAG GTTTGCTCTGCGGTTCATTAGGCCCGATCCTCGTGGTCGTGTGACGGACCCAGTTGGGGACGTTGTATCATTTATTCACAGCTTTGAGGAGAAATATGGCCGGTCACACCCAGTGTTTTACCAGGGAACATACAGCCAG GCACTCAATGATGCCAAACGTGAGCTACGCTACTTATTAGTATACCTTCATGGAGAGGATCACCAAGACACTGACGATTTCTGCCG TTCCACATTGTGTACAGAAGAGGTTGTAGCCTTCCTCAACACGCAGATGCTCTTTTGGGCATGCTCCACCAGCAAACCAGAGGGTTACAGAG TATCCCAGGCGTTGCGGGAGAACACTTACCCCTTCCTTGCCATGATCATGCTTAAGGACCGTAAGATGACAGTGGTGGGCAGGCTGGAGGGACTTATTCAGCCGGAGGACTTCATCAACCAGCTCAACTTCATCATGGAGGCTAACCAAACATATCTGATGTCAGAGCGTCTTGAACG GGAGGAGAGGAACCAGACCCAAGtgctgaggcagcagcaggatgAGGCCTATCTTGCCTCTCTCCGAGCTGACCAAGAGAAGGATCGAAAGAAAAGGGAAGagcaggagcagaagaggcaagaAGAGGAGAAGGTTCGCCAGAGTGCTCTTGCTGAGGAAAGGCGACTAagg ACTCtcgaggaggagaaagagagaaagtcaGAATGTCTTCCTCCAGAGCCTCCTGCAGATGATCCAGAAAGTGTCAAAATCGTGTTTAAGCTGCCCAATGACACACGAGTAGAAAGGCGATTCCTTTTTGGGCAGTCATTGACG gtAATATATGACTTCCTCTTCTCGTTGAAAGAAACCCCAGAGAAATTTCAGATAGTTACAAACTTCCCTCGCCGTATCTTGCCCTGCCTTCCAACTGAGGAGCAGCCCAACCCACCCACGCTGAAAGAGGCAGGACTCAGCCGCTCCGAGGTGCTTTTTGTTCAGGACCTCACGGACGATTAA
- the pin4 gene encoding peptidyl-prolyl cis-trans isomerase NIMA-interacting 4 codes for MPPKGKGGKGGKGGAASGGADTDKKEKAQKGGTAVKVRHILCEKHGKCMEAMEKLKAGVRFSEVASQYSEDKARQGGDLGWMTRGSMVGPFQDAAFALSVSSMDKPVYTDPPVKTKFGYHIIMVEGKK; via the exons ATGCCACCAAAGGGAAAAGGTGGCAAGGGTGGTAAAG GTGGAGCTGCTTCAGGTGGTGCAGACACAGATAAGAAAGAAAAGGCACAAAAGGGGGGCACTGCGGTTAAG GTTCGGCACATCCTATGTGAAAAGCATGGCAAATGTATGGAAGCGATGGAGAAGTTGAAGGCTGGAGTTCGTTTCAGTGAAGTAGCATCACAGTAtagtgaagacaaagcaagacaagGA GGGGATCTGGGCTGGATGACACGGGGATCAATGGTAGGACCCTTCCAAGATGCAGCATTTGCCTTGTCTGTCAGTTCCATGGATAAACCTGTCTACACAGACCCTCCTGTCAAGACAAAGTTTGGCTACCACATCATCATGGTAGAAGGCAAGAAGTGA